In Oryza sativa Japonica Group chromosome 11, ASM3414082v1, the following are encoded in one genomic region:
- the LOC9267529 gene encoding putative disease resistance RPP13-like protein 1, producing MAGLFASMAVKWAIDKLSSLLTPVRQTPVASSSSSSSSSQGLDDLRMLERTMRRIHATLMDAEEHWNIREESAKLRLRELKELAYGAEDVVEEYEYEVNRCRLEAADRCASNCSKRKRHEVNDEQFAQFGLVPVPHELVVRARELIQRFDEMKVYYKHFSMSDNDGERRIVPDIHSVRPTSYLVDKESIIGRELDKKTIIEKLMSGHGNNAVSDYLSVLAIVGMGGLGKTTLAQLVYNDQTVHRSYDVCVWVYVSDHFDSTNLTKKIIVSITKESNNLSELVDLQDKLGQEIRGKRFLLVLDDVWNERKDCWETFCKPLSAARQCNILVTTRNVAVARLVQTMPHFTIDHLSPHESWTLFERTVAVHDNIIQGNLVDIAKKIVQKCDRLPLAIKTLGSMLRYESDESRWIDVLESELWDLDKAHNEILPALELSYKNMPMHLKLCFVSLCLFPKDYSLKKSEVISLWGLLDILQCDEWNNEDESGSQYFLFGRTGSRYYDELVQRSFLQISFNSGIMHDLIHDLACHLSGNEFFRLEGDKPVEIPQNARFMSIIDYHTSVQFSASSHPLWAIIGLERDEVTNLELLFSICKNLRVLALSDRNLHEALPRYISSMKLLRHLEGPWNAPSGIYPLINLHTFPHVYICRCGGSFNLRELKNLNKKKGKLRISGLGNLSHVQDAIEAQLMNKKHLQFLQLDFSEVECLHMPLQLGLNFTPKEVRYENLQYQYMQQPKYPIVPHNQILESLRPHEGLRRLAIYGYKCQSYPSWLGDASFSKLTNIVLYGTDKVTQQCVPTLGELPFLKYVSIGRMYYMEHIGREFCTRIPGNKGFPSLKTLEFSNMLHWSKWSGVDDGDFPCLSSLIISDCNRLSSLPSDRFSSLHYLKLSNCNVIGVIPAGGTLRDLEIRVCNGLHTIRTQPALLIMWLYDCPKLGAVGTMPKLNKLDIQKCPNLTSVGSLPELTTLNAEGNLADVMLFGQLDHLPLLHYLSIWYNTLMDNPTIPVLHNLKELDIHSCPGITKLPFLPSLLKLRICRCPDLDVIGSLPSLNTFHLWDPLLKDKVLCRLLNGIDHPWLNCISILCETMTNLSLEPKRLSSLRKILLSCANLQYCDGLSGLTFLEEIKIWRCPKLPIHSLLPRQLQSALDLRDAPASFIDDFDGDMWDFE from the exons ATGGCCGGGTTGTTTGCGTCCATGGCTGTGAAATGGGCAATTGACAAGCTCTCGTCCTTGCTGACACCGGTGAGGCAAACACCGGTGGCTTCGTCGTCATCCTCTTCCAGTTCCAGCCAGGGACTGGACGACTTGAGGATGCTGGAGAGGACTATGCGCAGGATCCACGCCACGCTTATGGATGCCGAGGAGCACTGGAATATCAGGGAGGAATCTGCTAAGCTGCGGCTTAGGGAGCTCAAGGAGCTGGCATACGGCGCAGAGGATGTGGTGGAGGAGTACGAGTACGAGGTGAACCGCTGCAGATTGGAGGCTGCCGACAGATGTGCAAGCAACTGTTCTAAGCGCAAGCGCCATGAG GTCAACGACGAGCAGTTTGCTCAATTTGGATTGGTCCCGGTTCCACATGAGCTGGTTGTTCGAGCAAGGGAACTTATACAGAGATTTGATGAGATGAAAGTATACTATAAACATTTTAGCATGTCTGATAATGATGGGGAACGGCGGATTGTCCCTGATATCCATAGCGTGCGTCCCACTAGCTATTTGGTAGATAAAGAGAGCATCATAGGAAGGGAACTGGATAAGAAAACAATTATAGAAAAGCTAATGTCTGGACATGGTAATAATGCTGTGAGTGATTACTTGTCTGTCTTGGCCATTGTGGGTATGGGGGGTTTGGGCAAAACAACTCTAGCACAGCTTGTATACAATGACCAAACAGTGCACAGATCATATGATGTTTGTGTATGGGTTTACGTGTCTGATCATTTTGACTCAACGaacttgacaaaaaaaataatagtttcTATTACCAAGGAGAGCAATAACTTGTCAGAACTGGTTGATCTTCAGGACAAGTTAGGCCAAGAGATACGAGGGAAGAGATTTTTACTTGTATTAGATGATGTCTGGAACGAAAGAAAGGATTGCTGGGAAACATTTTGCAAGCCTTTGTCAGCTGCCCGACAATGTAATATTTTAGTAACCACTCGCAATGTAGCAGTAGCAAGATTGGTGCAGACAATGCCACACTTCACCATTGACCACTTAAGCCCCCACGAGAGCTGGACATTGTTTGAAAGAACAGTTGCAGTGCACGACAATATCATTCAAGGAAATCTTGTAGACATTGCCAAGAAGATTGTTCAAAAGTGTGACAGGCTACCACTAGCAATCAAGACTCTTGGGAGCATGTTGAGATATGAATCTGATGAAAGCAGATGGATAGATGTCCTTGAAAGTGAATTATGGGATTTGGATAAAGCACATAACGAGATTTTACCGGCCTTGGAGTTGAGCTACAAGAATATGCCCATGCACTTAAAACTATGTTTTGTTTCCCTTTGTCTATTCCCAAAAGATTATTCACTCAAGAAATCTGAGGTTATTAGCCTGTGGGGATTACTTGATATTCTACAATGTGATGAGTGGAACAATGAGGACGAATCTGGGAGTCAATATTTTCTCTTTGGTAGAACTGGGAGTCGATATTATGATGAACTAGTACAGAGGTCATTTCTCCAAATATCTTTCAATTCTGGCATCATGCATGATCTAATTCATGATCTCGCATGCCATCTTTCCGGGAATGAGTTCTTTAGGCTTGAAGGTGACAAACCAGTTGAAATTCCACAAAACGCTCGGTTTATGTCCATAATTGATTATCATACATCTGTTCAGTTCTCAGCTTCCTCACACCCTTTGTGGGCCATCATTGGGTTGGAGAGGGATGAAGTTACTAACCTAGAGCTACTTTTTTCGATATGCAAAAATCTGCGGGTCCTTGCATTATCTGATAGAAACCTTCATGAGGCATTACCAAGGTACATCAGTAGCATGAAACTACTACGCCATCTTGAAGGGCCATGGAATGCACCCAGCGGAATTTATCCCCTAATCAACCTACACACCTTTCCTCACGTATATATCTGTAGATGTGGTGGCAGTTTTAACTTACGAGAGCTGAAGAACCTGAACAAAAAAAAGGGTAAACTGCGTATAAGCGGATTGGGTAATTTATCTCATGTCCAAGATGCAATCGAAGCTCAATTAATGAATAAAAAGCACCTCCAGTTTCTACAATTAGACTTTAGTGAAGTGGAGTGCCTACACATGCCGCTGCAATTGGGCCTGAACTTCACTCCTAAAGAGGTGCGGTATGAAAATTTGCAGTACCAATACATGCAGCAACCTAAATATCCTATAGTACCACACAATCAAATACTGGAGAGCTTGAGACCACATGAAGGACTAAGAAGACTAGCAATATATGGTTACAAATGTCAGAGCTATCCCAGCTGGCTGGGTGATGCTTCATTTTCAAAGCTGACTAACATAGTACTTTACGGTACAGATAAGGTAACCCAACAATGTGTTCCAACACTTGGTGAGCTACCTTTCCTCAAGTATGTCAGCATTGGGAGGATGTATTACATGGAACACATTGGAAGGGAGTTTTGCACCCGTATTCCTGGCAATAAAGGCTTCCCATCATTGAAAACATTGGAATTTAGCAATATGTTGCACTGGTCCAAGTGGTCTGGGGTGGATGATGGAGATTTCCCATGCTTGTCTAGTCTGATAATCAGTGATTGCAATCGGCTAAGTTCTCTTCCATCGGATCGATTTTCTTCTTTGCACTACCTGAAATTGAGTAACTGTAATGTTATTGGTGTCATTCCTGCAGGGGGGACTTTAAGGGATCTAGAAATTCGGGTATGCAATGGTTTACATACGATCCGTACTCAACCCGCCCTCTTGATAATGTGGCTATATGATTGCCCAAAACTAGGAGCAGTCGGTACTATGCCCAAACTCAATAAATTGGATATACAAAAATGTCCAAACCTCACATCTGTAGGTTCCCTGCCCGAACTAACCACCTTGAATGCAGAAGGTAACCTGGCAGATGTGATGCTGTTCGGTCAGCTCGATCACCTCCCACTTCTGCATTACCTGTCTATTTGGTATAATACACTGATGGACAACCCTACCATTCCTGTTTTACATAACCTAAAGGAGTTAGACATTCATAGCTGCCCTGGCATAACAAAACTTCCGTTCCTCCCATCACTTTTGAAATTACGGATATGCAGATGTCCAGACTTAGATGTAATTGGCTCACTCCCCTCACTTAACACCTTCCATCTCTGGGATCCACTTCTTAAAGATAAGGTATTGTGCAGGCTGTTGAATGGCATTGACCACCCCTGGCTCAACTGCATATCAATTCTCTGTGAAACAATGACGAACTTATCTCTTGAGCCAAAAAGACTGTCTTCCCTGAGGAAGATCCTATTAAGTTGTGCTAATCTCCAATACTGTGATGGCCTTTCTGGCCTCACTTTCCTTGAAGAGATAAAGATCTGGAGATGCCCAAAGCTCCCTATACATAGTTTGCTCCCACGGCAGCTGCAGTCTGCTCTGGATCTTCGTGACGCTCCAG CTTCGTTTATCGATGATTTTGATGGAGATATGTGGGACTTTGAGTAG